Proteins from a single region of Enoplosus armatus isolate fEnoArm2 chromosome 6, fEnoArm2.hap1, whole genome shotgun sequence:
- the bmal2 gene encoding aryl hydrocarbon receptor nuclear translocator-like protein 2: protein MSARNAAAGGDDRAGGEPAEDVLVEENHCSSMSLPSLMTPSSAAGMSLSMEMPRKRKGSMDIQDPKSASIPDADMEDDQNGYGEDQHVKIKCFREPHSQIEKRRRDKMNTLIDKLSAMIPTCNPMSRKLDKLTVLRMAVQHLKSLKGSGSSFSETNYKPSFLPDEELKHLVLKAADGFLFVVGCDRGKIVFVSESVTKILNYSRAELIGQSLFDYIHPKDMGKVKEQLSASEVYPRERLIDAKTGLQVQADLPVGAARLCSGARRSFFCRMKYNKISVKVEEKEFQASTSKKKESQKYCTVHCTGYMRSWPTSQLGAEGEGEADKQDSSHFSCLVAMGRIHSHSSPHVNGEVRVKPTEFITRCAVDGKFTFVDQRATTILGYLPQELLGTSCYEYFHQDDLPHLADRHRKVLRSKEKIETNCYKFKTKHGSFVTLQSQWFSFVNPWTKEVEYIVSTNTVISRSGKSEQSSNSKTSEEDGKKSLPIIPGISTTPGSMIYAGSIGTQIANELLDFNRMNSSPSSGNVSPFSLPQDKFPQPHNQISNNVPNGEATDMEIPGKSSSEDEPQGAAFSGGESLMEESSQLDLDSVVGPGLSSLSNDEAAMAVIMSLLETDTNLDEAVDFEEMHWSL from the exons aAGATGTGCTGGTTGAGGAAAACCATTGCAGCTCTATGTCTTTGCCCAGCCTGATGACCCCGTCCTCAGCTGCTGGCATGTCCTTGAGCATGGAGATGCCCCGGAAGCGCAAGGGCAGTATGGACATCCA GGATCCAAAATCTGCTTCCATCCCTGACGCAGATATGGAAGATGACCAAAACGGGT ATGGAGAGGACCAACATGTCAAAATCAAATGCTTCAG GGAACCGCACAGCCAAATTGAGAAGAGGAGACGGGACAAAATGAACACTCTCATTGACAAACTATCAGCCATGATCCCAACTTGTAACCCCATGTCGCGTAAGCTGGACAAACTCACTGTGCTCAGAATGGCTGTGCAGCACCTCAAATCTCTCAAAG GTTCAGGAAGTTCTTTTTCTGAAACCAACTACAAACCATCATTCCTTCCCGACGAGGAGCTCAAACACCTTGTCCTCAAG GCTGCAGATGGGTTCCTGTTTGTAGTGGGCTGTGATCGTGGGAAAATAGTTTTTGTCTCAGAGTCCGTCACGAAGATTTTAAATTATAGTCGG GCGGAGCTGATTGGACAGAGCCTGTTTGATTACATACACCCAAAGGACATGGGAAAAGTGAAGGAGCAGCTGTCAGCTTCTGAAGTATACCCTCGTGAACGGCTTATAGATGCTAAAA CCGGTCTGCAGGTCCAGGCTGATCTCCCAGTCGGGGCAGCACGGCTGTGTTCAGGCGCACGGCGCTCATTCTTCTGCCGCATGAAGTACAACAAAATATCTGTCaaagtggaggagaaagaattCCAAGCCAGCACCTCCAAAAAGAAAG AGTCGCAGAAGTACTGCACGGTCCACTGTACAGGCTACATGCGCAGCTGGCCTACCAGTCAGTTgggagcagagggggagggCGAGGCAGACAAGCAGGATAGCTCCCACTTCAGCTGCCTGGTGGCGATGGGACGCATCCACTCCCACTCATCTCCCCATGTTAATGGAGAAGTCAGAGTTAAACCTACAGAGTTCATCACACGCTGTGCCGTGGATGGCAAATTCACCTTCGTCGATCAAAG AGCGACAACCATTCTCGGTTATCTTCCCCAAGAATTGCTTGGGACATCATGTTATGAGTACTTCCATCAAGACGACTTGCCGCATTTAGCTGACAGACATCGAAAAG TGCTGCGGAGTAAAGAAAAAATAGAGACAAACTGCTATaagttcaaaacaaaacatggctcTTTCGTCACTCTGCAAAGTCAGTGGTTTAGTTTTGTGAATCCCTGGACCAAAGAAGTAGAATACATAGTGTCAACTAACACTGTTATATC TCGGTCGGGAAAATCTGAACAGTCGAGCAATTCCAAGACTTCTGAAG aAGATGGCAAGAAGTCCCTTCCAATTATACCAGGCATCTCCACCACACCTGGAAGTATGATTTATGCTGGAAGCATAGGGACCCAGATTGCCAATGAGCTGCTGGATTTCAACAG GATGAACTCATCACCTTCCAGTGGTAACGTCAGCCCGTTCAGTTTACCACAGGATAAGTTTCCACAACCTCACAATCAAATCAGCAACAAT GTGCCAAATGGAGAGGCAACAGACATGGAGATACCAGGAAAGTCCAGCTCGGAGGATGAGCCCCAGGGAGCTGCATTCTCAGGAGGAGAATCACTCATGG AGGAGAGCTCCCAGCTGGATTTGGACAGCGTGGTGGGACCTGGCCTTAGCAGTCTTAGCAATGATGAAGCAGCCATGGCAGTGATCATGAGCCTCCTGGAGACGGACACAAACTTGGACGAGGCTGTGGACTTTGAAGAGATGCACTGGTCTTTATAA
- the LOC139287149 gene encoding guanylyl cyclase inhibitory protein: MGQAATLPCRRGESYVTELYEWFRKFINECPSGLITLHEFQRHFCNGTVGSESTEYAEQIFRTLDNNGDGVVDFREYVMAISMLIEGSAVEKLRWSFKLYDKDRDGAITREEMLEIMQAVYQMSVAAALTKPNPLTAEECTNRIFVRLDKDNNAIISLEEFIEGALDDDWIREMLECDPSTVKVERPPRRDTALGTHG, from the exons ATGGGCCAAGCTGCTACCCTGCCTTGTAGGAGAGGGGAGTCTTATGTTACTGAGCTGTACGAATGGTTCAG AAAGTTTATCAATGAATGTCCAAGTGGGCTGATCACTCTTCATGAGTTTCAAAGGCATTTCTGCAATGGAACAGTGGGCAGTGAGTCCACTGAGTATGCAGAGCAGATATTCCGCACATTGGACAATAATGGG GACGGGGTGGTGGATTTCAGGGAGTACGTCATGGCCATCAGCATGCTTATCGAAGGTTCAGCTGTGGAGAAGCTGCGGTGGTCCTTTAAGCTCtatgacaaagacagagatggagccATAACAAGGGAGGAAATGCTGGAGATCatgcag GCTGTTTATCAGATGAGTGTAGCAGCTGCTTTAACCAAACCCAACCCACTTACAGCTGAAGAGTGTACCAACAGGATATTTGTGAGATTAGACAAAGACAACAACG CCATCATCAGTCTGGAGGAGTTCATAGAGGGAGCGCTGGATGATGATTGGATCAGGGAGATGCTGGAATGTGACCCCAGCACTGTGAAGGTGGAGAGGCCCCCGAGGAGGGACACCGCTTTGGGGACCCATGGTTGA